In one window of Mercurialis annua linkage group LG4, ddMerAnnu1.2, whole genome shotgun sequence DNA:
- the LOC126678164 gene encoding protein FEZ: MVEEKNIDDVMLPGFRFHPTDEELVGFYLKRKIQQRSLPIELIKQVDIYKYDPWDLPKLVTTAEKEWYFYCPRDRKYRNSARPNRVTGAGFWKATGTDRPIYSSDGIKCIGLKKSLVFYRGRAAKGIKTDWMMHEFRLPSIAEPSPPKKLLDKSLPPNDAWAICRIFKKTNSMAQRALNHSWITQFPENPLPEMLNQGTSAPHCTQFSSENISCTSEIGSVFQICTPTDLHQASSSDFSLINLSSYKPINPTIHPVFNQDHHDHIIPSNFTFSPLEMSGLNKGTNISGDDSCMLLNPNSEIIDFQGSDEHQFNGFSMSLPQETQGHIDIGEDETSRNTRSISFPFSLPWDSPSEISSTYSTNKCYT; the protein is encoded by the exons ATGGTGGAAGAGAAGAATATTGATGATGTTATGTTGCCCGGTTTTCGGTTTCATCCGACCGACGAAGAACTCGTCGGGTTTTACCTCAAGAGAAAGATACAGCAGCGATCTTTGCCTATCGAGTTGATAAAGCAAGTTGATATCTATAAATACGATCCCTGGGATCTTCCAA AACTGGTGACCACGGCTGAGAAAGAGTGGTATTTCTACTGTCCGAGAGACCGGAAATACAGAAACAGTGCGAGGCCGAACAGAGTTACAGGAGCAGGGTTTTGGAAAGCTACTGGAACAGACCGTCCGATTTACTCATCTGATGGTATAAAATGCATTGGTTTGAAAAAATCTCTGGTTTTCTACAGAGGCAGAGCTGCTAAAGGAATCAAAACTGACTGGATGATGCATGAGTTTCGGTTACCTTCGATTGCTGAACCTTCACCGCCAAAGAAACTACTTGACAAAAGCCTTCCACCAAAT GATGCATGGGCTATATGTAGGATATTCAAGAAGACGAATTCAATGGCACAAAGAGCTCTAAATCACTCATGGATAACCCAATTTCCTGAAAATCCATTACCAGAAATGCTCAACCAAGGAACATCAGCACCACACTGTACTCAATTCAGTTCAGAGAACATTTCTTGCACTTCTGAAATCGGATCAGTTTTCCAAATATGCACCCCCACCGACTTACATCAAGCCTCATCGTCCGATTTCTCCCTTATCAACTTATCCTCTTATAAACCCATTAATCCGACGATACATCCTGTTTTCAATCAAGATCATCATGATCATATAATTCCAAGCAATTTTACTTTTTCACCACTCGAAATGTCGGGTCTAAATAAGGGAACTAATATTTCAGGTGATGATTCTTGTATGCTATTGAATCCTAATTCTGAAATTATAGATTTTCAAGGGTCAGATGAACATCAATTCAATGGATTCTCGATGAGTTTACCGCAAGAGACGCAAGGTCATATCGATATTGGAGAAGATGAAACATCGAGAAATACGAGAAGCATTAGCTTCCCTTTCAGCTTGCCATGGGATTCACCTAGTGAAATCTCGTCTACTTATTCAACAAACAAATGCTATACTTAA